The genomic region TCCGCTACCGGGTGAGCGGAAGATGCCGTCTGAGCCTGCGCGCCCTGGCCGCCCTGGTGCTGCTTCAGGTGGCCCTGGGCGTGATCACCCTGCTGCTGGCCGTGCCCGCGCACCTGGGCATTCTTCACCTGACCGTGGCAGCCGTGCTTT from bacterium harbors:
- a CDS encoding COX15/CtaA family protein, with product RYRVSGRCRLSLRALAALVLLQVALGVITLLLAVPAHLGILHLTVAAVLFMLLVLINFELRNHAPETV